The Clostridioides sp. ES-S-0010-02 genome window below encodes:
- a CDS encoding excinuclease ABC subunit UvrA: MGNEFIVLKGCKENNLDNISLKIPKRKITIFTGVSGSGKSSIVFETIAKESQRQLNERFSTFVRSFLPKYGEVKADCIENLSTPIIIDQSRLGGNSRSTLGTITDVNSFLRALYSRFGSKHIGNANMFSFNDVNGMCPDCHGLGKKLIPNMKHILDMNKSLNEGAILLSGFGVGSWHWNIFAKSGYFNIDKKICDYSEKELKKFLYGEPEKIIVEETGKINMTYEGLMVKFNRLYLSKEGEISETTKKKLSKLLIEDKCPVCNGRRLHESVYKSLINGYNIADLTSMQLDELVKVIKDINEPEAQPLLKGILEKLNNIIDIGLGYLTLDRETSSLSGGESQRVKMVKYLNSNLVDLMYIFDEPSIGLHPRDVYKLNNLLRKLRDKGNTIIVVEHDPDVIKIADHIVDVGPKAGRYGGKVVYEGSYEKLLSSGTLTGNALNKALSIKENVREHRGYLEVKDCNKNNLKNISIKIPKGVLTLVTGVAGAGKSTLIKHEFLKQNTDAVLIDQSPVSANSRSSLATYSGIMNDIRNSFAKVNGVKASLFSSNSEGACDNCKGSGTVQTNLAFMESIKSTCNICEGKKFKKEVLEYRFQGQNIIEILEMSVSDAIEFFSLKQIKKKLQCIEKMGIGYLTLGQTLDTLSGGECQRLKLANELNKESSVYILDEPTTGLHMADIENFISIIEEIVDNGNTVIIIEHNIDIIKRADWIIDMGPEGGTKGGKVIFEGTPKQLSNNKISLTAKYIV; the protein is encoded by the coding sequence ATGGGTAATGAATTTATAGTTTTAAAAGGATGTAAGGAAAATAATCTAGATAATATTTCATTAAAAATACCAAAAAGAAAAATAACTATATTTACAGGCGTATCTGGTTCTGGAAAATCATCTATTGTTTTTGAAACAATTGCAAAAGAATCACAACGTCAATTAAATGAGAGATTTAGTACTTTTGTAAGAAGTTTTTTACCTAAGTATGGAGAAGTTAAAGCTGATTGTATAGAAAATTTATCAACACCGATTATTATAGACCAAAGTAGACTTGGAGGTAATTCAAGGTCAACCTTAGGTACTATCACAGATGTAAATTCCTTTTTAAGGGCTTTATATTCTAGATTTGGAAGCAAGCATATAGGTAATGCTAACATGTTTTCCTTTAATGATGTCAATGGTATGTGTCCAGATTGTCATGGGCTTGGGAAAAAACTAATACCTAACATGAAGCATATTCTTGATATGAATAAATCGCTAAATGAGGGTGCTATTTTGCTTTCAGGTTTCGGAGTGGGTTCTTGGCACTGGAATATATTTGCCAAATCAGGATACTTTAATATTGATAAGAAAATATGTGATTATTCAGAGAAAGAGCTGAAAAAATTTTTATATGGTGAGCCAGAAAAGATTATAGTAGAAGAAACTGGAAAAATAAATATGACATATGAAGGCTTAATGGTTAAGTTTAATCGTCTATATCTAAGTAAAGAAGGAGAAATTTCTGAGACTACTAAGAAAAAATTGAGTAAACTCCTTATAGAAGACAAGTGTCCTGTTTGCAATGGAAGAAGACTTCATGAAAGCGTATATAAATCTTTAATTAATGGCTACAATATTGCAGACTTGACAAGTATGCAACTTGATGAATTAGTTAAGGTTATTAAAGATATAAATGAGCCAGAAGCACAACCTCTACTTAAAGGAATACTAGAAAAACTAAATAACATCATAGATATAGGTCTAGGGTACTTAACTTTAGATAGGGAAACATCATCACTATCAGGTGGAGAATCTCAGCGTGTAAAGATGGTAAAATATTTAAATAGTAACCTTGTAGATTTGATGTATATTTTTGATGAGCCAAGTATAGGTCTTCATCCAAGAGATGTTTATAAATTAAATAATCTTCTAAGAAAATTACGTGATAAAGGAAATACAATTATAGTTGTTGAGCATGACCCAGATGTTATTAAAATTGCAGACCACATTGTAGATGTAGGTCCAAAAGCTGGTAGGTATGGGGGTAAAGTTGTATATGAAGGAAGTTATGAAAAGTTGCTTTCAAGTGGGACATTGACAGGAAATGCCTTAAATAAAGCTCTTTCTATTAAGGAAAATGTAAGAGAACATAGAGGATATTTAGAGGTTAAAGATTGTAATAAAAACAATTTAAAAAATATATCTATAAAGATACCTAAAGGTGTATTAACTTTAGTGACAGGAGTAGCAGGAGCTGGTAAGAGTACATTAATTAAACATGAATTTTTAAAGCAAAATACAGATGCTGTATTAATAGACCAAAGCCCTGTATCAGCTAATTCTAGGTCAAGCTTAGCAACATATAGTGGAATTATGAACGATATAAGAAACAGTTTTGCAAAAGTAAATGGTGTTAAAGCGTCTTTGTTTAGCTCAAACTCAGAAGGAGCTTGTGATAATTGTAAAGGCTCTGGAACAGTACAAACAAACCTTGCATTTATGGAAAGTATAAAAAGCACTTGCAATATTTGTGAAGGAAAAAAATTTAAAAAAGAAGTTTTAGAATATAGATTTCAAGGGCAAAATATAATAGAAATTCTTGAAATGTCGGTTTCAGATGCGATTGAATTTTTTAGTCTAAAACAGATTAAAAAGAAATTACAGTGCATTGAAAAAATGGGAATCGGATACCTTACTTTAGGGCAAACTCTGGATACATTATCTGGAGGAGAGTGTCAAAGATTAAAGCTTGCTAATGAATTAAATAAGGAAAGTTCAGTGTATATATTAGATGAGCCGACAACAGGTCTTCATATGGCTGACATTGAAAATTTTATAAGTATAATTGAAGAGATTGTAGATAATGGAAATACAGTTATCATAATTGAACATAATATAGATATAATTAAAAGAGCAGATTGGATTATTGATATGGGTCCTGAGGGAGGGACAAAAGGTGGGAAAGTAATCTTTGAAGGAACTCCAAAACAATTGTCTAACAATAAAATATCGCTAACAGCAAAATATATAGTATAA
- a CDS encoding ABC transporter permease subunit — translation MLNDMLTLLSERSDFFIKLSIEHLTISIISIIIAIVLGGIIGIIVSEFHKSSKPILGTINFLYTIPSISMLGFLIPLSGIGNTTAVIALTIYALLPMVRNTYTGITNVDKNILEAAKGMGSTDFQILYKIKLPLALPVIMSGIRNMVIMTIALTGIASFIGAGGLGVAIYRGITTNNTVMTVTGSILIALLALLFDFILGLVERFLQRKRKKKNRKKVFAILGSLILITTIFTSYFFNSAKTQTIHIATKPMTEQYILGEMLDILIEKNTDLKVEITQGVGGGTSNIQPAMENGEFDIYPEYTGTGWNMVLKKNELYTENMFEKLQSEYKTKLKMQWTGMYGFSNSYALAVRKEIADKYKLKNISDLRDISSKLTFGAEYDFYEREDGYTPLCNTYDLHFKNTVDLDIGLKYQAINEGKIDVMPIFTTDGQYSVSDVVVLNDDKSFYPSYQCGNVIRSEVLEEHPELSKVFQMVKNILTDKEMAKLNYDVENNNLEPREVAHEFLNKKGLL, via the coding sequence ATGCTAAACGATATGCTAACGCTATTATCTGAAAGAAGTGATTTTTTTATAAAACTATCCATCGAACATTTGACAATTTCTATTATTTCTATAATAATTGCAATTGTTTTAGGTGGTATAATTGGTATCATTGTAAGTGAATTTCACAAGTCTTCTAAGCCCATCTTGGGGACTATCAATTTTCTATACACTATACCATCTATTTCTATGTTAGGTTTTTTGATACCATTATCTGGAATTGGAAATACTACAGCTGTTATTGCTCTTACTATATATGCATTATTACCTATGGTTAGAAATACATATACTGGAATTACTAACGTAGATAAAAATATACTTGAAGCAGCGAAAGGTATGGGAAGTACAGACTTTCAGATACTATATAAAATAAAACTTCCACTAGCCTTACCTGTTATTATGTCTGGGATTAGAAACATGGTTATTATGACAATTGCATTGACTGGTATCGCTTCATTTATAGGTGCTGGTGGTCTGGGGGTAGCTATATATAGAGGAATCACAACAAACAACACAGTAATGACAGTCACTGGAAGCATTCTTATTGCTCTATTGGCTTTGTTATTTGATTTTATTCTAGGATTAGTAGAAAGATTTTTACAAAGAAAAAGAAAAAAGAAAAATAGGAAAAAAGTATTTGCCATTCTAGGAAGTCTTATCCTCATAACAACTATCTTTACATCTTATTTTTTTAACTCTGCAAAGACTCAAACTATTCATATTGCTACAAAACCAATGACTGAACAATATATTCTTGGTGAAATGTTGGATATTTTAATTGAAAAAAATACAGATTTAAAAGTAGAAATTACACAAGGTGTAGGCGGAGGAACATCCAATATTCAGCCAGCTATGGAGAATGGAGAATTTGATATTTATCCAGAGTATACAGGGACAGGATGGAATATGGTACTGAAGAAAAATGAATTATACACTGAAAATATGTTTGAGAAATTACAATCTGAATATAAAACTAAACTTAAAATGCAGTGGACTGGGATGTATGGTTTTTCTAATAGTTATGCGTTGGCAGTCAGAAAAGAAATTGCAGATAAATATAAATTAAAGAATATCTCAGATTTGAGAGATATATCTTCTAAATTGACATTTGGTGCAGAGTATGATTTTTATGAAAGAGAAGATGGCTATACTCCACTATGCAATACCTATGACTTACACTTTAAAAACACAGTTGATTTAGATATTGGACTTAAATATCAGGCAATCAATGAGGGAAAAATTGATGTAATGCCTATATTTACAACTGATGGTCAGTATAGTGTTTCAGATGTTGTAGTTTTAAATGATGATAAAAGCTTTTATCCATCTTATCAATGTGGAAATGTTATTCGTTCAGAGGTGTTAGAGGAACACCCAGAGCTTTCAAAAGTATTCCAGATGGTTAAAAATATTTTAACTGATAAAGAGATGGCTAAATTGAATTACGATGTAGAAAATAATAATTTAGAGCCTAGAGAAGTTGCACATGAGTTTTTGAACAAAAAGGGACTTTTATAA
- a CDS encoding ABC transporter ATP-binding protein produces the protein MTPIIQFKNIEKQYNDKTIINNLNLDIEKGEFLTVIGSSGSGKTTLLKMINGLILPDGGDILINKTDIKNEDLIKLRRKIGYCVQGSVLFPHMTVEENISYVPNLLNRKNKLEIKNAVDKWMQIVGLPNDMKTRYPSELSGGQQQRVGIARALASSPEILLMDEPFGAVDEITRKQLQKEIKEIHKKTGITIIFITHDIYEALILGTKTLVLNHGVIQQYDTPENILNAPANQFVDQLLNVKKSITSYDDLKE, from the coding sequence ATGACACCTATTATACAATTTAAAAATATTGAAAAACAATATAATGATAAAACAATCATAAATAATCTAAATTTAGATATAGAAAAAGGAGAATTTTTAACTGTTATTGGGTCATCTGGAAGTGGAAAAACAACACTTCTAAAAATGATTAATGGTCTTATTTTGCCAGATGGAGGAGATATTTTAATTAATAAAACAGACATTAAAAATGAGGACTTAATTAAATTAAGAAGAAAAATAGGCTATTGTGTGCAGGGAAGTGTTCTTTTTCCTCATATGACTGTTGAAGAAAATATTTCATATGTGCCAAATCTCCTTAATCGAAAAAATAAGTTAGAGATAAAAAATGCTGTAGACAAATGGATGCAAATCGTGGGATTACCAAATGATATGAAAACAAGATACCCATCTGAATTATCAGGTGGTCAGCAACAGCGTGTAGGGATTGCACGTGCTTTAGCTTCTTCACCAGAAATCTTATTGATGGATGAACCTTTTGGAGCTGTTGATGAAATTACACGAAAACAGTTACAAAAAGAGATAAAAGAAATTCATAAAAAAACAGGAATTACGATTATCTTTATTACACATGATATTTATGAGGCCTTGATTTTGGGTACAAAAACTTTAGTATTGAATCATGGAGTCATTCAACAATATGATACTCCTGAAAATATTTTAAATGCTCCTGCGAATCAATTTGTAGACCAATTACTGAATGTAAAAAAATCTATAACAAGTTATGATGACTTAAAAGAATAA
- a CDS encoding cupin domain-containing protein yields MDRERDLGTGAVFPIGEENKAFAQYFTGECYLNMLTTKGVGIGNVTFAPSTINSWHIHHKGGQILLVTGGRGYYQEFGKPAQELHAGDVVNIPPDVKHWHGAAPDSWFQHLAVEVPAEGAFNEWLEPVSDEDYGKLK; encoded by the coding sequence ATGGATAGAGAAAGAGATTTAGGTACAGGAGCAGTTTTCCCTATTGGGGAAGAAAACAAAGCATTTGCACAGTATTTTACAGGAGAATGTTATTTAAATATGCTTACTACTAAGGGTGTGGGAATTGGTAATGTGACTTTTGCTCCTTCTACAATCAATTCATGGCACATACATCATAAGGGTGGACAGATTTTACTTGTAACTGGAGGTAGAGGATATTATCAAGAGTTTGGAAAACCAGCTCAGGAATTGCATGCAGGTGATGTAGTTAATATACCACCAGATGTAAAACACTGGCATGGAGCTGCACCAGATAGTTGGTTTCAGCATCTAGCTGTAGAAGTACCAGCAGAGGGAGCCTTCAATGAATGGTTGGAGCCTGTATCTGATGAAGACTATGGTAAACTAAAATAG
- a CDS encoding response regulator transcription factor, which yields METIMVVEDDIMLNNGICFNLQSDGFRVVPTYSLKEAKEKFEKEKIDLMILDVNLPDGNGFDLCKEIRASSKVGILFLTACDMESDIVNGFKIGADDYITKPFSINILIQRIKALLRRCNVEIQEEVLFEGEFEFNFDNMTVTRNSENIILSPIEYRILKKLVQHKNEIVTRQALIDAIWDNDSEYMEEHALTVNINRLRKRIDQKTSKHKYIRTIYGIGYMWVGEQDEK from the coding sequence ATGGAAACTATAATGGTTGTAGAAGATGATATTATGCTTAATAATGGTATATGTTTTAACTTACAAAGTGATGGATTTCGAGTTGTACCAACATATAGTCTAAAAGAAGCTAAAGAGAAATTTGAGAAAGAAAAAATAGATTTAATGATATTAGATGTAAATCTTCCTGATGGAAATGGATTTGACTTGTGCAAAGAAATAAGAGCTAGTTCAAAAGTAGGTATTCTGTTTTTGACAGCATGTGATATGGAATCTGATATTGTAAATGGATTTAAGATAGGAGCAGATGATTACATAACAAAGCCATTTAGTATAAACATATTGATACAAAGAATAAAAGCACTGCTTAGAAGATGTAATGTTGAAATACAAGAAGAGGTCTTATTTGAGGGAGAATTTGAATTTAATTTTGATAATATGACTGTAACTAGAAATAGCGAAAATATAATCCTTTCACCTATAGAATATAGAATTCTAAAGAAATTGGTGCAACATAAAAATGAAATAGTTACAAGACAAGCATTGATAGATGCAATATGGGACAATGATAGTGAGTATATGGAAGAACATGCATTGACTGTAAATATAAATAGATTGAGAAAGAGAATAGACCAGAAAACATCAAAGCATAAGTACATAAGAACTATTTATGGAATAGGTTATATGTGGGTTGGTGAACAAGATGAAAAATAA
- a CDS encoding ATP-binding protein — MKNNKSLNKNYYKNISIIYFIVSCLSLIIIRMQTNKILYVHPDLAEFIVNINCIILIFIFTMFFISLFFVYKIRKDIVEFSSNIIYNIDEFISGNKNMHFDLNKDTLTAKVQNKIKYMIEVMEVKNSKYSEEKENIKTLISDISHQIKIPIANISMYNETLIQKELDRKNQVLFLENMQSQVNKLDWLGKALIKISRLETGIISLNTTKSRISDTIASALSGVFLKLEEKNILLEIDLDDKIEVCHDKKWTSEALFNIIENAVKYTNEEGKISIKTDKMDIFTKIIISDNGMGIDESEINNIFKRFYRSREVGNIEGIGVGLYLAREIINKQNGYIKVDSQKNIGTTFNIYMKN; from the coding sequence ATGAAAAATAATAAAAGTTTAAATAAGAACTATTACAAGAACATTTCTATTATATATTTCATAGTGTCATGTTTATCCTTAATAATAATAAGAATGCAAACTAACAAAATTTTATATGTGCATCCTGACTTAGCTGAATTTATTGTAAATATTAATTGTATAATTTTAATTTTTATATTTACTATGTTTTTTATATCGTTATTTTTTGTATATAAAATAAGAAAAGACATAGTTGAATTTAGTAGCAATATCATATATAACATAGATGAATTTATATCGGGTAATAAAAATATGCACTTTGATTTAAATAAAGATACTTTAACTGCAAAAGTTCAAAATAAAATTAAATATATGATAGAGGTTATGGAAGTTAAAAACAGCAAGTATTCAGAGGAAAAAGAAAATATAAAAACTTTAATATCAGATATATCGCATCAAATAAAAATACCAATAGCTAATATATCTATGTATAATGAGACTCTAATACAAAAAGAGTTAGATAGAAAGAATCAAGTATTGTTTTTAGAAAACATGCAAAGTCAGGTAAATAAATTGGACTGGCTGGGAAAAGCACTTATAAAAATTTCTAGGTTAGAAACTGGTATTATATCTTTGAATACGACTAAAAGCAGAATAAGTGATACTATTGCAAGTGCATTAAGTGGAGTCTTTTTAAAATTAGAAGAAAAAAATATATTACTAGAAATTGATTTAGATGATAAAATTGAAGTTTGTCACGATAAAAAGTGGACTAGTGAAGCTTTATTTAATATTATAGAAAATGCAGTAAAGTATACCAATGAGGAAGGAAAGATAAGTATAAAGACTGATAAAATGGATATATTCACTAAAATTATCATAAGTGACAATGGAATGGGTATAGATGAGAGTGAAATAAACAATATATTTAAAAGGTTCTATAGAAGTAGAGAAGTTGGGAATATAGAAGGTATTGGAGTTGGATTGTACTTAGCAAGAGAAATTATAAATAAACAGAATGGATATATAAAAGTAGATTCTCAAAAAAATATTGGAACTACATTTAATATTTATATGAAAAATTAG
- a CDS encoding ABC transporter ATP-binding protein → MKILETNNLKKYYGKGENIVKALDGINISINRGEFVAIVGTSGSGKSTLLHMIGGLDRASDGKVIVDNNDIFAMDDEELTIFRRRNVGFIFQNYNLVPILNVYENIVLPIELDGCKIDTKYIDEIIEVLGLSQKVDDLPNNLSGGQQQRVAIARALATKPSIILADEPTGNLDSKTEQDVLGLLKVTSNKFSQTIIMITHNEQIAQMADRIIRIEDGKVVNRGENNVTE, encoded by the coding sequence ATGAAAATACTGGAGACTAATAATTTAAAAAAATATTATGGAAAAGGTGAAAATATAGTAAAAGCTTTAGATGGAATAAATATAAGTATAAATAGAGGGGAGTTTGTAGCTATAGTTGGGACTTCAGGTAGTGGAAAAAGTACCTTGTTACATATGATAGGGGGACTTGATAGAGCAAGTGATGGAAAAGTAATTGTTGATAATAATGATATATTTGCTATGGATGATGAAGAACTTACAATATTTAGAAGACGTAATGTAGGCTTTATATTTCAAAATTATAATTTAGTTCCAATACTAAATGTTTATGAAAATATAGTATTACCTATAGAACTTGATGGATGTAAAATAGACACTAAATATATAGATGAGATAATAGAAGTTTTAGGATTAAGTCAAAAAGTGGATGACCTACCAAATAATCTATCAGGAGGACAGCAACAGAGAGTAGCTATTGCAAGAGCTTTAGCAACAAAACCATCAATAATACTAGCTGATGAACCAACAGGTAATTTAGATAGCAAAACAGAACAAGATGTGCTAGGACTTTTAAAAGTTACTAGTAATAAGTTTAGCCAAACTATAATTATGATAACTCATAATGAACAAATTGCTCAAATGGCTGATAGAATTATAAGGATTGAGGATGGAAAAGTTGTAAATAGAGGTGAGAACAATGTTACAGAATAA
- a CDS encoding ABC transporter permease gives MLQNNNKEIIKKLSNRSFKTNKMRNIVSVLAIVLTTVLFTSLFTVGYSMLDAFNSYKAMEYGTKNHVQFQALSNRQIEIIKKDSSVDKNSIGIVKNIASLKNPEFSTQTVNLTVYDKKSLENAANVEMIEGSLPKNNDEIVMPTKILDMLDIPHKIGAEVKLIIPKTKDGVLTNEKETFKFKLVGYFEYKTATAIPLHDVFTSEAFYDNYKKTNEVAPTSISFNFFNDKDLQSKFDKLTDKIQPYSGKSTINPIYLSKQATTFKEVVKNVLPIILIVMLILLSGYLLIYNIFYISVVKDIKYYGLLKTIGTSPYQLKKLIIKQANRLCIIAIPIGLLLGFLIGIVFVPLVGKFMDGLNKTAFEYFNPLIFVFAVVFSYVTVRLSCKKPAKIVSSVSPIDAVRYSDKSNKIKRKSKRGKSGSKIHKMAFANVFRNRRKAILVLVSMSLSCIIFLTVSAIISSSNPERAAEGMMLGDIEIRHGLADTAKSEDNEVAPIDENLIKDIKNLDGVSNVSKVYKDLSYIVYEGDLKDEILTQKVDEEYKKQFLQGRDPKEIAENNGFLASDTVGLSSGRLLSKLSKNNIIYSQKNSKILSGSIDEKKFDEGGYVVITGHEGSKIKAGDKIKFRYLKGDTIGKGYIDKEFKVMAVFDGAQNFNMGMYINENDFKNMVIKPYIENLVIDINGDVKSVENKINNLNKKYNNPYTKVYSKNIYIEEARESQKVIKIVGMSAVFIIGLIGVLNFINTMITNIMSRKQEFAMIEAVGMTRKQLQRMIMLEGFYYGVIITIVNLTFGSIATFLGFNIMKLRYSVYAYPLGALIISILIVFLITSIVPLIVYHNVSKDSIVERIREAE, from the coding sequence ATGTTACAGAATAACAATAAGGAAATTATAAAAAAGTTAAGTAATAGAAGTTTCAAAACAAATAAAATGAGAAATATAGTTTCAGTGCTTGCAATAGTATTGACAACAGTTTTGTTTACATCATTGTTTACAGTGGGATATAGTATGTTGGACGCTTTTAATAGTTACAAAGCTATGGAATATGGGACAAAGAACCATGTTCAATTTCAAGCTTTAAGTAATAGGCAAATTGAAATTATAAAAAAAGATAGTTCAGTAGACAAAAACAGTATTGGAATAGTAAAAAACATAGCAAGTTTAAAAAATCCAGAGTTTTCAACTCAGACAGTGAATTTAACCGTTTATGATAAAAAAAGTCTTGAAAATGCTGCAAATGTAGAGATGATTGAAGGGAGTTTACCAAAAAATAATGATGAAATAGTCATGCCTACAAAGATATTAGATATGTTAGATATACCTCATAAAATAGGTGCTGAAGTAAAATTAATAATTCCAAAAACTAAAGATGGGGTACTAACTAATGAAAAAGAAACGTTCAAATTTAAACTAGTTGGATATTTTGAATACAAAACAGCTACAGCAATACCTCTTCATGATGTATTTACGAGTGAAGCTTTCTATGATAATTACAAAAAAACAAATGAAGTAGCTCCTACAAGTATATCCTTTAATTTTTTTAATGATAAAGATTTGCAGTCTAAATTTGATAAACTAACTGATAAAATCCAACCTTATTCAGGAAAATCAACTATAAATCCTATATATTTAAGTAAACAAGCAACTACTTTCAAAGAAGTTGTTAAAAATGTATTACCAATAATCTTAATTGTAATGCTTATACTTTTAAGTGGATATTTATTAATTTATAATATTTTTTATATTTCAGTTGTTAAAGATATAAAATATTATGGATTATTAAAAACAATAGGAACATCGCCATATCAATTAAAAAAATTGATTATTAAACAAGCTAATAGATTATGTATAATAGCTATACCAATAGGTTTATTATTGGGATTTTTAATAGGAATAGTGTTTGTTCCTCTAGTTGGTAAGTTTATGGATGGATTAAATAAAACTGCATTTGAATATTTTAATCCGTTAATATTTGTATTTGCCGTTGTATTTTCATATGTAACTGTTAGATTGTCATGCAAAAAACCTGCTAAGATTGTAAGTTCTGTATCTCCTATAGATGCTGTAAGATATAGTGATAAAAGTAATAAGATTAAACGTAAGTCTAAAAGAGGGAAAAGTGGTTCTAAAATTCATAAGATGGCATTTGCAAATGTGTTTAGAAATAGACGCAAAGCTATTTTAGTTTTAGTTTCTATGTCACTAAGTTGTATAATATTTTTGACTGTATCTGCAATTATAAGTAGCTCTAATCCAGAAAGAGCTGCTGAAGGTATGATGTTAGGGGATATAGAAATACGTCATGGACTTGCAGACACTGCTAAATCTGAAGATAACGAAGTTGCTCCAATTGACGAAAATCTTATAAAAGATATTAAGAATCTTGATGGAGTGAGTAATGTAAGTAAGGTGTACAAGGATTTAAGTTATATAGTTTATGAAGGAGATTTAAAAGATGAGATATTGACTCAAAAAGTAGATGAAGAATATAAAAAGCAATTTCTTCAGGGCAGAGACCCAAAAGAAATTGCAGAAAATAATGGTTTTTTAGCCTCAGATACAGTTGGATTATCTTCAGGTAGATTATTAAGTAAACTATCAAAAAACAATATTATATATTCTCAAAAGAATTCTAAAATACTGTCAGGTTCTATAGATGAGAAAAAATTTGATGAAGGTGGATATGTAGTAATTACTGGGCATGAAGGAAGTAAAATAAAAGCAGGAGATAAAATTAAGTTTAGATATTTAAAAGGAGATACTATAGGGAAAGGATATATAGATAAAGAGTTTAAAGTCATGGCAGTTTTTGATGGTGCACAAAATTTTAATATGGGGATGTACATTAATGAAAATGACTTTAAAAATATGGTTATAAAGCCATATATAGAAAATCTGGTAATTGATATAAATGGTGATGTGAAGTCTGTTGAAAATAAAATAAATAATTTGAATAAGAAATACAATAATCCATATACAAAAGTTTATTCAAAAAATATCTATATAGAAGAGGCAAGAGAGAGTCAAAAGGTTATAAAGATTGTAGGTATGAGTGCGGTATTTATAATAGGATTGATTGGAGTGCTAAACTTTATAAATACTATGATAACAAATATAATGTCTCGTAAACAAGAGTTTGCAATGATTGAGGCAGTAGGAATGACAAGAAAACAGCTTCAAAGAATGATAATGCTTGAAGGTTTTTATTATGGGGTGATAATAACTATTGTAAATCTTACTTTTGGAAGTATCGCAACATTTTTAGGGTTTAATATTATGAAATTAAGATATTCTGTGTATGCTTATCCATTAGGGGCGCTTATAATAAGTATATTAATAGTATTTTTGATAACGTCTATAGTGCCTTTAATAGTTTATCATAATGTTTCTAAGGATAGTATTGTTGAAAGAATTAGGGAAGCTGAATAA
- a CDS encoding transposase: protein MILSIKAVVSRRIIAKFLLRIKLGTYKCLSYFMKKENLNIIMSPEGCQLRMNRSIQAEGSFAQVKQNMKFRRFLSQCKKMFYQNTLLCC from the coding sequence ATAATTCTCAGTATAAAAGCAGTTGTCTCAAGAAGAATAATAGCAAAATTCCTCTTGAGAATAAAACTAGGAACTTACAAGTGTCTAAGTTATTTCATGAAAAAAGAAAACTTAAATATAATTATGAGCCCAGAGGGATGTCAGCTTAGAATGAATAGAAGTATACAAGCAGAAGGATCTTTCGCTCAAGTAAAGCAAAATATGAAATTTAGAAGATTTTTAAGCCAATGTAAAAAAATGTTTTATCAAAATACATTATTGTGTTGTTAA